Part of the Leishmania infantum JPCM5 genome chromosome 34 genome, cggcacccgCAAGCAGCGACGGGCGATGGCAAGCGGTGAGCGGCGCTGGCTTgtgccccctctctccgccgtcTCGGTGAAAGCCACCGATGATAGAAACGATGGACGAAGGCAGCTACCGTGGTTCACTGTCGTGTTTGATCTAGACGAGACGCTGGTCGGGGCCCGCTACGGCCCCATCCATCTGCGCCCCCACGTTGGCGAGCTCCTGCGGTCACTTCACCGGCTCCCTGTTGAGATCATTGTGTGGACTGCTGGTACGGCGCACTACGTGAATCCCATTCTTCACGCCATCGGGCAAGCCTGCGGCCGACGGCAGTGGTTCCATCACATCATTAGCCGACACAAGCGCTGGTACCGCGGTGCCAACACGTGTGTGAAGGACCTGAGGCAGCTCGGTCGTCCTCTGGACCGCCTTCTTATGGTGGAGAACAACCCCATCTCCGCCCTCCCGCAGCCCtcgctgtgcgtgctgctcgaAGACTACCTGCAACCAAATGCCGCAGACGAGTCGCTGTTGGTGCTGAAGGAGTTGTTGGAGCGACTGTCGCTCCAGtacgagagagaagcacgTACCTCATTCGCGGCAAGCACTTGTGAGCAGTCGGCCGAAGAGGACtgccgtgcgcagcggcacacgcgttCGCCTAAAAACACATTAAGGGACGCGACAACAAGTCGCACCACTGCTCTGCCGTCTTCAGCTCTTCCGTCGCTAGAGCTGCTCGTCCGAGATGATGCTGCACTGCAGCTGGTCGAGTTCCGCATGGAGGACATTCTCAAGGAGGACGGTGTCTCGATGCTTCAGCGGGCGGAGATGAGGGAGCTGGTTGGGGGGGCTGATACGTTGCGGTGTCTTTGCCTTTGTTAtacaccgccgctgctgccgtcatcCACCGCCGTGGCCCCACGGGGCACTGCAGCATCCGTGTCATGCGTGCCGATGGCGATGCGCAGCTACGGATCCGTCAATCCGCTACGGCCCCTGTAACGGAAACAGACGAAACGTTCAAGTGCGCTCAGCGGGACTCTCGATCACTCTGGAGCacactccctcccttctcccaaaaaaaaaaaacgatgtacgcggcgctgcgcgatgTCCGCGACGTATGTTAGCGGCTGCAGTGCGCTTCTTTTCTGCTAAGATTTTTCGACGTCAAGCGCCACTCTTGTCCTTTTTGTGTGTCCCTGGGCTCGATGTGGGCTTGCGTCAGAGACGGCGGCGTTTTCTCCTTAAGTATTTTCTTCGTTGTTGGTACCGGTGGCAGCCGTGAACGCCTGGAGAACGAGTGTGCGGCTGCACTctgttttgttgtttgtaCGACAGCCATGAGACACGACTCACCTGAAGCAGCTGCCACCGACGGACAGGCGGGAACGCGCAGCCCATGTGCTTTCCGCACTCGCTCTTGCCAATGTGCTGGCTGCAGAGCAACGCATAGCCCTCAGTGCGGTGGGGGTCGGGGACGGGAAAGTAATGCGAGAAGGCCATGCCGTGTGCTTGCAGGACGGGGATCTCTTGCAACTCGTTGCCCTCCCGCCCTCgcccgccttctctctctctctggcacCCTCCACCTATACCATCCTGTCTCATCGCTCTTCTACTTGGTGGCCACTGGTGCCGCTTCCTCACAGCAGCCGTACCCTGCATATAGTGCTCccttctcgctgctgccggtcACACGTGCCTGCGCACAGCTTTGCGTCTCCCTTCTCTGGCTCTACAGACGTCTCTCTATTATTTTTGTtgcccctcaccctcacaTGGTTTTGCTTTCCTGCAACCGAACGCTACCGCATCGAACCAGCGCATACGCAACTGCAGCCCTCCGTGTCTTTCCTTTTGTCCTCCGTCCTGGGACGACCTGTTGCGCTGTCTCTCCCGCGTCGCGCTGTACCCTTGCCGCCCTCTCTGAGAGACGTTCATCCCCCCACCGTTTTTCTGCTTTTCATCTTGTATGTCTGCTGCGTTTGCAGCCATGAAGTCTTACGGAaagcgaggcggccgcgccgcctggGCCCACAAGCGCtcgctgtgcgtgctgtGGCTTGTATTCCTGTCCGCCAGCTGGCTTTGCTTCCGCGGAACGCAAAGCACGCACGGCGGTTGCCTGACGGATATTCGCGCCACGGCCGACAAGGGCGCCATCGGCTGTCGTTCCGCCAACGTCTCTGTGGCGGTCACGTCGACCTTCATGAACACCTTTATCAAAGCTGCTGTCATTCCCATGATCCAAAATGATAGCAACACCCTTATCGTCCCCCAGCAGGAGGTGAACCACGTCTGGGTGGACAagatggtgctgcagcatTTCAAGCTCGGTTCTCTCACCGTCAGCACAGGCGTGCCAGACGCGCAAAGCATGATGATACGCGGCACGGGACTCGGTCTCAAGGTGAACAAGTCGCGCTTCATTTTTCATTACATGGGCGTGAGGTGCAGTGGGACCTTCTGGGCGTCACTGAAGGAAACCGCTGTGGATGCGGTGATGCGTCTCACGCTTCTACCAGAGGAACGGTGGAACGTGACCTTCCCGCGTCTGGCGCTTGACTGGGGTCAGGTGGACGTCCACCACGAGTTGGACAGCGAGACATGCAGTTTAGCGCAAAAAGTGGTGGAGCTGTTTACTGGTGAGCTCGACGTTTTCGTGGTCTCAAAAGTAAAGCGAATGTTGGATGAAGAGATGCCGCGGAAGGCAGCTGATCGACTCAACGATGCCTTTGCGAGGTTTGGCATCCGCGCCATCACCCCGCCCGTGATGACAGCCAACGCGATGGCTGTGACGCTGGACTTGAACCCGCTCGATTTCGGCTGCGCGTCGACGCCTACCGCGTCAACCGTGCCTGAACTTGTGTCTCGCGACATTGCcgcacgcaccaccgcgaCGAGCGTGAACAACGTTCTCTACAATGCGGTACAGGCGCAGCGTCTGCAGGTGGAGAAGCACCTATCAGCGATGTGGAACACCTCGTTGTTAGCGGATCTTTTCCCTGAGGTGTACCGTGCGTGCCCGGGATGCAGATTGTACACTCTCGCACAGGCAACAAAGGCACCTATAATcgatgtgctgcgcgacggTGAAGTCTCAGTGGATGTCCACGACCTCATTCTCGGGGTCTATGTGCAGCCAAACTCCTCCGAGCATTCCTCGGCCTTATCTTCTCTCATTACAGAAAAGCAGCTCAGACCGAGGGCAGGCTTCTCCGCCGCCTACCGGTTCTTtgaaaggaaaaagaggaTCTCTTCCCAGTACCACCGTAAAGCATTTCCAGTGCTGGCGATCGGGTGCTCCGCCGCATCCGGTGTCCGCAACATCAGTGCCAGCACAGGTCACTCGATCAGCTACGAGCTACTTCCGGTGCGCGACGTTGCTGTGAAGGTGATGGCGTCTAACATTGGTGATGTCAGCACGAAAGACCTGGAGAAACTCATCACCAAAGTGTGGAACGActtcgccgcaccgctggcCAACAGTGCGTCCCCGCTGAAGCTGCCGTTCTTTTTCCAGGAGGCTGTGCTGAAGGTCGGACCCGACATCATCGAGGGCGGCGTGAATGTCAGCCTCAAGGAAGAGTTTTTGCAGGCCGTTTTGTCGACCCTGTAGGCCGATCACGGAATGAAGAGTAATGGACGGCTGGAAAGCGTGGAGGTCGGGGTGGGGGTCCTCCAACTGGTGCAACCGCACGTGTACGTCGCCGCGAACCAAGAAGACGGAAGCGGTTGATTGAAGACGACGTGCACGACTTCTCCGTCTTTGCGGCTTCGCTGTTTCCTCTTTATTTTCCTCGGGCTGGCGGCGTTTGGTGTTTCTGACGGATTTatacctctctctctctcgttgtcTTATGCGCGCCGCTTGGGCGCATCTCGTCCTGCCCTCATCCCTTTCCTCGTATGCCTTCGCGTCTGTCTCGTTTGCGTGGGCGACTTGAACCGGGAAAAGGTGGCTTACTTTCTTCATGGGCGCCGAGTGGCATCGCCGTCACTCCCTCCCATCTTTCACTGAACCATTCACtgcttgtttgtgtgtgtgctttcttCCGCTCTACAatcccttccccacccctgTAGTGGTGTAGCCGTCGCCATTGTTGTATGTAAAGTGCTTTATCTGTTCTGTGAGGAACTTTCTCTGCGCTGTATTCgtgtgcttctccctctctcgttgtTCATCTCTGACGTTCTCCCTGCTGtcttctcctctgccgtATTTCTGTTTGTTTTTATTCAACCTCCAGAAAGCTGTCCGACAGAACATGAATGCGCGAGTTGCCGTCAACGAGGACATGCCCTGGCTGTtggctggagaaggagcgaggagagagacggaccAGAGGACCCCTCTTCAATGCATCCATCTTGTCCCTGTCGTGCGTGGCGCTCGACTCCGTCTGCTTTGTTTTCTGCCATGTTTGTGCTCTCcctcacagacacacacacacactcactgCTGTTGTTCCGCCCGTCCCATTGGTGATGTGTGAGGCGCTTGATGTCCCTTCAatccctttttcttttttttttttgctcgcacgctctctctccctccatccccGATGCCAGGGTGAGGCCGAcgcctctgtgcgtgctATCTCTCGTTGTTCAGTACTCCGCTGTCTGTGTGGGAAGAGCCGAGCAGCCCACCCCGCCCACCCCTTCTCTGCCCAATGCCGAACCACTTCTTGTGGTGTCGGTGGTCAAGTACCGACGGCGTAGGGAAGCCAGAGCGACCGGCGTCAGTGAACACATCTGTGCTATCCCTGTGACAGGCACAAtgtcagcgtgactcgagcgcatCTCTCACCTTTTCCTCGCTGCCCagtggtgtggggagcctggGCCACCCCGGGGGAGAAGCCTTACCAGGTGTTGACCGGCATGATGTgagagcggctgtgaggcgacctgcgcagagggtgggtgggcagagcttgaggcaggggccgcgcTCAGCTAACTGagtcggcgcgttgctgcaacgcgtgtgtgtctgctgcCGCATTGCACCACGTGATGTGCCCCCGTGAGACAGGGCGGGAGTGGTGTGGAGTTCACCACATGCTCTGTGCCAGGAAGTGGACGCGTTGGAGAACGAGGAAACAAGCTCTCTTCGTGTCCTcgtgcgcctcgctgcggcaTCGACTCACCACAGCGGCAGGACATTCATCTACACCcggcttttttttgttcactaaaggtgagggggagagagaaggcagcaACTGCACGCCGTCCGCTATTCCGGATCGTCTCATGCGGACGCCGATGTATTGGCGCCAACTCTCGCCGGCATCAAAGCATGCGCTTGATCGCAAGACATCATTGTCGGCGAAAACCACGGCGTGCTGAAAATACTCCATCCCCAAAGAAGAGACACGAGAGACGACAAGGAGAAAAGGTGGGAATATTTGATTCGAGCAACAACGACATCAGCGGATCATGCTCTTGAGCGCGCGCTTTCCCACCAACGCAGGCATGCGCGTGGCGAGGCGTGACGCTCCCGCCACCCCTCGCTCGATATTTTTTCTCTTgtcgcggtgcagcgggggCGGTTGGCGTCCCGACCTAACGCGCAAAATCGAGAGGGACTTGCAAAAGGGTCAGCGTTGATGGCCGTCTCTGTTGACGTCGCTGTCAGCACATACGAccgtgcagcaccgcgtggGTGTGAGCCCCCACGCACTACACCTCGTCGCCTTCtgttgcgcgtgcgcctcttttGGCCCAAagtctctctcgctctcgcaaACAcgcctcttcttcgtctttATCCTTCTGTCGACCCCGTGGGTTTTATGCAACGGCTATCACGGGTCTTGTGCCTGCGTATTCTATGGGCTCAAACTCCCGTGCGTTTTTCCTTTCGGCACTGTTGTGTGCTGTAACCTGTCCCTCGTACGCCGCGCATCGCCTGCAAGTGCCGACCTACCGACGCAACCACCGCACCCCCACACGCGTGCAAGaacggctgcggcgcggaTCTATCACACGCGCTGAATCTTCTTGGGCGAGCGAGGAAAAGCACCATTCAAAGCAGGGGGCGGGCGGACGAACTGAGACGACGACTTCAAAGCAAGGGGGCCGCGACGTCTTTTGTCTATCGCGCCTCCTCATTGCCGACTCAGTGTATCTGCGACGTTGCCCTGCTCCACTGTGTATTACTCTCCCCAAGAAGTGAAAACAGCGATTTTTGTttcgcctgcagcacgcTGGTCGGCTCACTCATCACTTCCACCGCGCGCatacccgcacacacgccaccCACACTAGCCCGTATTTATTTCTCCCGCTTTCGTATCTGGGCATACATACGCACAGAGTTCACGCCCGGGGCAACGCGGACGTCTGGGAGGCGCGTACCATCAAAACGGCAAAGCAAAGGAGCAATATCCTTTTCTCGTCTTCCTGCTTGACCTCCTGCCCCGTGCTCCGAGAACGGAGTCTACACCCCGGTACGCACCGCCTTTGCATCGTAAGCGGCGTGGTTGCTAAACTGATACAGGAaaacatacgcacacacacacacacacaaagaaaagcgtctctgtgtgcgcaggCCCGCGTGCGGGCCAACTAGGATATCCGTGCCACCTGCATTCTTCGGCTTCTATCCACCCCATCTGCACGCGACGTTCGCTGATTGAAGCagggaaaaagaaagagacaaCGTGAGACACAGAGTCGAAGAGACGCGCTCGGTGCTGttcgctggcgctgctgcggcgccttcgCCCATTTTTTCTGTGGTTGACTTTATTGGTGTAGGCCCACTCTATGCGCAACTCTCACGCATCAACGTGATTTTATTTTGTCTGTTCGCGCAAGTGCTCTGAACGGCATCTGGTCGCGTGCCGTtcttctgcttttttttggttgtcTTTGCGTGTTTCtggcctctccccctcctgcgcCCGGGAACACTAGAGGACGGAGAGGAGTCATCTCGTGTCTGGAGTCTGAAGTTTgctgtgtttgtgcgtgcgtgtgtgtctcgttCTCTGttcctttcttttctctcttccgaCTATACGCCAGCGTCTTTTGATCTGCAGTCGCCGAGCAGGCGCTTTCCCTCCCCGCGAGTTTTGTATCTTCTCCTGTTCTTGTTGTTCGTGTCTTAtttgcggcgccgcgctgcctgTCCGCTCTCGTGCCTCCTCATCTTTGGCTACGGATCTCTGTTGCCCTCGCTCTCGTCGCCTTGCTTGCTGTCTGACTTCGTTGTCTCGCGTGTGTTGTGACGCACCTTCCCGGCTTCTGCGCTTTCcagctttctctcttcttctctcccaTCTATTGACACCGACGCTCTCATCGCGAACGGCCCACTGTGTCTGCAcccgcccctctcctccgttGCCGTCTCACTTCCCTTTTGCCGTTTTACGGGTTCCCTGCCTTTCCTTGCCGCGTCTTCTCGGCTCtgtcgcggcagcgtcggcctGTCGAAGGCAGCCCGTGAAAGAGTCGTTACCGAGCCTTGACCGAGTGCCAGGTGCACGCGCGAGGACCCTCACGCCCTCACTCTCGCCGTCttgtttttcgttgttgttgttgtttcaGCCTGCGGTCGAACGAGCAACGTTGTGGCGGCTTGTGACAGTGTGGTGGTTGCGCCCGTTTCCGCCGCATTCGCGCGCAACTCCCGCTTATAGGCTCTAAATTTAACGAGGTGACGCTTGTAACTCTCTCCCTCTTACCGAGCGGTTGCGGGGTAGGCACGCCGCGCGGTGTAGTCCACCTCTcccacgcacatgcaccAGCGGTTCGCCGGCgtccacgcacgcactgTAGCGACGCACAATGGCAGAGACGCTGGCCCCCAACGACGTGGGTGGCATCTCCGTCACAAAGCTCTTCAGCAGCGATAGCACCGCCGCGTTGGGTCAGCAGCTCAGCTCCATCTTCTCGAATCTCAATAGCACGCCGAATGaccgacagcagcgcgctgAGGAGTGCCTCAGCGCCTTGACAGACACCCTTTTCCTTCACGAAAACGAGCTTGGCGCGAACGAATCGCTACACGAGCGCATCATTGCTCTCATCGACGGCACCTTCTGCACCTCTGTTGACAAAGGATGTAGCTCTTTCCGCGTCGTCTTTGACGTGAAGTGGAAG contains:
- a CDS encoding putative expression site-associated protein 5 (ESAG5); amino-acid sequence: MSAAFAAMKSYGKRGGRAAWAHKRSLCVLWLVFLSASWLCFRGTQSTHGGCLTDIRATADKGAIGCRSANVSVAVTSTFMNTFIKAAVIPMIQNDSNTLIVPQQEVNHVWVDKMVLQHFKLGSLTVSTGVPDAQSMMIRGTGLGLKVNKSRFIFHYMGVRCSGTFWASLKETAVDAVMRLTLLPEERWNVTFPRLALDWGQVDVHHELDSETCSLAQKVVELFTGELDVFVVSKVKRMLDEEMPRKAADRLNDAFARFGIRAITPPVMTANAMAVTLDLNPLDFGCASTPTASTVPELVSRDIAARTTATSVNNVLYNAVQAQRLQVEKHLSAMWNTSLLADLFPEVYRACPGCRLYTLAQATKAPIIDVLRDGEVSVDVHDLILGVYVQPNSSEHSSALSSLITEKQLRPRAGFSAAYRFFERKKRISSQYHRKAFPVLAIGCSAASGVRNISASTGHSISYELLPVRDVAVKVMASNIGDVSTKDLEKLITKVWNDFAAPLANSASPLKLPFFFQEAVLKVGPDIIEGGVNVSLKEEFLQAVLSTL